The Chryseobacterium nakagawai genome has a segment encoding these proteins:
- a CDS encoding class I SAM-dependent methyltransferase, whose product MRSSFKEKFYELIHDEYKLYYIAPFVDEISNFLDENRDTYTNILDFGCGFGDLSDVFYQAGFEVTGIDSDIERITEAKAKYSNVNFLNYNYTDVLPFTDNSFDVIFSSSVVQYIDHDTFFRECLRVLKKGGCVIFLENLKNNPITRVGRAYLKLKKFDYQSYPWNHLTLKEIKEMKKFFNLIRVKTYHVFGPLLYISGFKILKPILKRLDKILMNFNFIKHISWLVLIIGKK is encoded by the coding sequence ATGAGATCTTCATTCAAGGAGAAATTTTATGAACTTATTCATGATGAATACAAACTCTATTATATAGCTCCTTTTGTTGATGAAATTTCAAATTTCTTAGATGAAAATAGGGATACTTACACTAATATTTTAGACTTTGGATGTGGATTCGGAGACCTTTCTGATGTCTTTTATCAGGCGGGATTTGAGGTTACTGGAATAGATTCAGATATTGAAAGAATAACTGAAGCAAAAGCAAAATATTCAAATGTTAACTTTTTGAATTATAATTATACAGATGTACTGCCTTTTACCGATAATTCATTTGATGTAATTTTTTCAAGCAGTGTTGTACAGTATATAGATCATGATACTTTTTTTAGGGAGTGCCTCAGAGTTTTAAAGAAGGGAGGATGTGTCATTTTTCTTGAAAATCTAAAAAATAATCCCATTACAAGAGTTGGTAGAGCTTATCTGAAATTGAAAAAATTTGATTATCAATCATATCCATGGAATCATTTAACCTTAAAAGAAATTAAAGAAATGAAAAAGTTTTTTAACTTAATCAGGGTTAAAACCTATCATGTCTTTGGTCCTTTACTTTATATATCAGGATTTAAAATTCTGAAACCAATCTTAAAACGGCTTGATAAGATTTTGATGAATTTTAATTTTATAAAACATATTTCCTGGTTAGTTTTAATTATTGGTAAAAAATGA
- a CDS encoding beta propeller repeat protein: MITKKYSKVNIKNFIPFAFNIVRADKTEEFLSFLIWEVSWRFCKKNIKQIQFNNTLPDLMIEGGVDNLQKALNSKLRESSVDFSLVFANGNHGIFGSGVKQCSKLFFQDYHGTITECFDFGAKIEGIFIDRRENIFVCSWGMVFKSSDFGLTFKKVLDFSSNESRFLFETITETEDHDILIGEYGNIKKNGKWAFVGYVYVSNDEGETWKKNDFLEKHINKHIHILKWVHQLKCLILTEGDDKKGIWTNKSNNYSLQSKDEKSGWFKRNRFHIQKGGYTSLAETKENIVLGTDYYHGTNFIVSTTDLKTFDSAMVPDPYRRSVIFRMLYLENEIIWASLYNHLSPNRSLLMYSEDCGKSWYKFLEYDGSLLKISIISNQVGNHFYILAEDLISDEQKTYIISH; the protein is encoded by the coding sequence ATGATAACAAAAAAGTATTCGAAAGTAAATATAAAAAACTTTATACCGTTCGCTTTTAATATAGTTAGAGCCGATAAAACGGAAGAGTTTTTATCGTTTTTAATTTGGGAAGTTTCTTGGCGTTTTTGTAAAAAGAATATAAAACAAATTCAATTTAATAATACTCTCCCTGATTTGATGATTGAAGGTGGAGTAGATAACCTTCAGAAAGCTTTGAACTCAAAGCTTCGTGAAAGTTCAGTAGATTTTAGTTTAGTGTTTGCTAATGGAAATCATGGGATATTTGGATCAGGAGTAAAGCAGTGTTCAAAGCTATTTTTCCAAGACTATCATGGAACTATTACGGAATGTTTTGATTTTGGAGCTAAGATCGAGGGTATTTTTATAGATAGAAGAGAAAATATTTTCGTTTGTAGTTGGGGGATGGTATTTAAGTCGAGTGATTTTGGATTGACATTTAAAAAGGTTTTGGATTTTTCTTCAAATGAGAGTAGATTCTTATTTGAAACGATAACCGAAACTGAGGATCATGATATACTAATTGGAGAGTATGGAAATATTAAAAAAAATGGTAAATGGGCTTTTGTAGGTTATGTCTATGTATCAAATGATGAAGGAGAGACCTGGAAAAAAAATGACTTTTTAGAAAAACACATCAATAAGCATATTCATATACTAAAATGGGTTCATCAATTGAAATGTTTGATTCTTACAGAGGGTGATGATAAGAAGGGGATTTGGACTAACAAATCTAATAATTATTCATTACAAAGCAAGGATGAAAAATCCGGATGGTTTAAACGGAATAGATTTCATATTCAAAAAGGAGGGTATACAAGCCTCGCCGAGACCAAAGAAAATATAGTATTGGGTACCGATTACTATCATGGAACAAATTTTATTGTATCCACAACCGATCTTAAAACATTTGATTCTGCAATGGTTCCAGATCCATATAGAAGATCTGTAATATTCAGAATGCTTTATTTAGAAAACGAGATTATTTGGGCGAGTTTATACAATCATTTAAGCCCCAATAGAAGCCTACTTATGTATTCTGAAGATTGCGGTAAGTCTTGGTATAAATTTCTGGAATATGATGGTTCTCTACTTAAAATAAGTATAATCAGTAACCAAGTAGGGAACCATTTTTATATTTTGGCAGAAGATCTTATATCTGATGAACAGAAAACATATATCATTTCCCATTAG